From the Oscarella lobularis chromosome 13, ooOscLobu1.1, whole genome shotgun sequence genome, one window contains:
- the LOC136194672 gene encoding uncharacterized protein, with translation MILGVLLYSLLLNGLAEATLSDHIDEFMNDEQVAYQSQHSVLQEIDSQLESLSLRISDAEASQSNHSFLIGKLQNVKDDIASLQGTSSEQGRRIDVLESFMDERAGYAALHYTDCTLESTGRLFFDRTLQKLNVCNGTAWVMVHEPPL, from the exons ATGATTTTAGGTGTACTGCTTTATTCTCTGTTACTGAATGGACTTGCAGAGGCGACCCTATCTGATCACATTGACGAA TTcatgaacgacgagcaagtCGCCTATCAAAGCCAGCATTCTGTGTTACAAGAAATCGATTCTCAACTGGAGAGTCTTTCTCTGCG AATCTCTGACGCCGAGGCCTCGCAAAGCAATCATTCGTTTCTCATTGGAAAACTTCAGAACGTTAAAGACGACATTGCTAGCCTACAAGGAACGAGCAGCGAACAGGGTAGACGCATTGACGTTCTGGAATCGTTCATGGACGAACGAG CTGGTTACGCTGCACTTCATTACACCGATTGCACGTTGGAGAGCACAGGTCGCCTTTTCTTCGACAGAACTCTTCAGAAGTTGAACGTTTGCAATGGAACCGCGTGGGTGATGGTGCACGAGCCGCCTCTTTGA